Proteins encoded in a region of the Shewanella polaris genome:
- the aceA gene encoding isocitrate lyase has product MTTQLTRQQQVDAIKKDWAENPRWKGVKRPFTAEEVVALRGSVVPENTIAKLGAARLWKLVNGGAKKGYVNSLGALTGGQAVQQAKAGIEAIYLSGWQVAADANLAGTMYPDQSLYPANSVPAVVSRINNSFRRADQIQWGKEVNPGDDNYTDYFLPIVADAEAGFGGVLNAFELMKSMIDAGAAGVHFEDQLASVKKCGHMGGKVLVPTQEAVQKLVAARLAADVSGVDTLVIARTDANAADLMTSDCDEYDREFVTGERTNEGFYRVNAGIDQAISRGLAYAPYADLIWCETAKPCLEEAKKFADAIHAQYPDQLLAYNCSPSFNWKKNLDDATIAKFQQELSNMGYKYQFITLAGIHNMWYNMFDLAYDYARGEGMKHYVEKVQELEFAAAKKGYTFVSHQQEVGTGYFDQVTTCIQGGKSSVTALTGSTEEEQF; this is encoded by the coding sequence ATGACTACACAACTAACTCGTCAGCAACAGGTTGATGCAATTAAGAAAGATTGGGCTGAAAATCCACGTTGGAAAGGTGTTAAACGTCCATTTACTGCTGAAGAAGTTGTGGCATTACGTGGTTCTGTTGTACCTGAAAACACAATTGCGAAGCTTGGGGCTGCAAGATTGTGGAAATTGGTTAATGGCGGAGCTAAAAAAGGCTACGTTAACTCACTTGGCGCATTGACTGGTGGTCAAGCTGTACAGCAAGCAAAAGCGGGTATTGAAGCTATTTACTTATCAGGCTGGCAGGTTGCTGCAGACGCTAACCTAGCGGGCACTATGTATCCAGACCAATCTCTTTATCCTGCTAACTCAGTACCAGCCGTCGTGAGCCGTATTAATAACTCTTTCCGCCGTGCTGACCAGATCCAATGGGGTAAAGAAGTTAATCCTGGTGATGACAATTATACTGACTATTTCCTACCAATCGTTGCAGATGCTGAAGCTGGTTTTGGTGGTGTATTGAATGCCTTTGAACTGATGAAGTCGATGATTGATGCTGGTGCTGCTGGTGTTCACTTTGAAGATCAATTAGCGTCTGTTAAAAAGTGTGGTCACATGGGCGGTAAAGTTCTAGTACCAACTCAAGAAGCAGTACAAAAGTTAGTCGCTGCACGTTTAGCGGCAGATGTAAGCGGTGTTGATACCTTGGTTATTGCACGTACCGATGCTAATGCTGCAGATTTGATGACTTCAGATTGTGATGAATATGACCGTGAGTTTGTTACTGGTGAACGTACTAACGAAGGTTTCTATCGTGTTAACGCAGGTATTGACCAAGCTATTTCACGTGGCCTTGCTTATGCCCCTTATGCAGACTTGATTTGGTGTGAAACAGCTAAGCCTTGTCTCGAAGAAGCGAAGAAATTTGCAGATGCAATTCATGCACAGTACCCAGACCAACTGTTAGCGTACAACTGTTCTCCTTCGTTTAACTGGAAGAAGAATTTGGATGACGCTACGATTGCTAAGTTCCAACAAGAGCTATCTAACATGGGCTATAAGTACCAGTTCATCACGTTAGCGGGCATTCATAACATGTGGTACAACATGTTTGATTTAGCCTATGACTATGCTCGTGGTGAAGGTATGAAGCACTATGTTGAGAAAGTACAGGAACTTGAATTTGCTGCAGCTAAGAAAGGTTATACTTTCGTGTCGCATCAGCAAGAAGTGGGTACTGGTTACTTCGATCAAGTAACAACGTGTATTCAAGGTGGTAAATCGTCAGTAACAGCACTAACGGGTTCTACTGAAGAAGAACAGTTTTAG